A region of Arabidopsis thaliana chromosome 5, partial sequence DNA encodes the following proteins:
- a CDS encoding hypothetical protein (DUF295) (Protein of unknown function (DUF295); CONTAINS InterPro DOMAIN/s: Protein of unknown function DUF295 (InterPro:IPR005174); BEST Arabidopsis thaliana protein match is: Protein of unknown function (DUF295) (TAIR:AT5G54450.1); Has 1807 Blast hits to 1807 proteins in 277 species: Archae - 0; Bacteria - 0; Metazoa - 736; Fungi - 347; Plants - 385; Viruses - 0; Other Eukaryotes - 339 (source: NCBI BLink).), whose translation MVRMQTKAVMVFKLDEEGNAFYTQDIGDLYIFISRSEPFCVPASSFPGMFSNFVELLDVNENVTVDLSDYSMNGGFGYFGAPAHIPPQKLD comes from the coding sequence ATGGTGAGAATGCAAACAAAAGCTGTAATGGTGTTCAAacttgatgaagaaggaaacgCTTTTTACACTCAAGACATTGGGGATCTCTACATTTTCATCTCAAGGTCTGAACCTTTCTGTGTCCCGGCTAGCTCCTTTCCCGGCATGTTCTCTAACTTCGTTGAGCTCTTGGATGTTAACGAAAACGTTACTGTCGATCTGTCTGATTACTCCATGAATGGTGGATTTGGTTATTTCGGTGCACCAGCCCACATCCCACCTCAAAAACTAGACTAG
- the PHOS32 gene encoding Adenine nucleotide alpha hydrolases-like superfamily protein (PHOS32; FUNCTIONS IN: molecular_function unknown; INVOLVED IN: response to molecule of fungal origin, response to stress; LOCATED IN: cytosol, nucleus, plasma membrane; EXPRESSED IN: 23 plant structures; EXPRESSED DURING: 13 growth stages; CONTAINS InterPro DOMAIN/s: UspA (InterPro:IPR006016), Rossmann-like alpha/beta/alpha sandwich fold (InterPro:IPR014729), Universal stress protein A (InterPro:IPR006015); BEST Arabidopsis thaliana protein match is: Adenine nucleotide alpha hydrolases-like superfamily protein (TAIR:AT4G27320.1); Has 30201 Blast hits to 17322 proteins in 780 species: Archae - 12; Bacteria - 1396; Metazoa - 17338; Fungi - 3422; Plants - 5037; Viruses - 0; Other Eukaryotes - 2996 (source: NCBI BLink).) gives MNPADSDHPQLPNIKIHHPPSPRHSHHHHSSSTPSSAATPTPTAGARRKIGVAVDLSEESSFAVRWAVDHYIRPGDAVVLLHVSPTSVLFGADWGPLPLKTQIEDPNAQPQPSQEDFDAFTSTKVADLAKPLKELGFPYKIHIVKDHDMRERLCLEIERLGLSAVIMGSRGFGAEKKRGSDGKLGSVSDYCVHHCVCPVVVVRYPDDRDGPVPIVTVKSGGDDDGDVVAASASAHHEHIKDE, from the exons atgaatccAGCAGATTCCGATCATCCACAGCTTCCAAACATCAAGATCCATCACCCTCCATCTCCACGTCACTCTCACCATCACCACTCCTCATCTACTCCCTCCTCCGCCGCAACTCCAACACCAACCGCCGGAGCTCGTCGTAAAATCGGAGTCGCAGTTGATCTCTCCGAAGAAAGCTCTTTCGCCGTTCGTTGGGCTGTAGATCACTACATCCGTCCCGGAGACGCCGTTGTTCTTCTCCACGTTTCTCCAACCTCCGTCCTCTTCGGTGCCGATTGGGGACCTCTCCCTCTGAAAACTCAAATTGAAGATCCAAACGCTCAACCTCAACCTAGTCAAGAGGATTTTGATGCTTTTACTTCAACAAAAGTTGCGGATCTAGCTAAACCGTTGAAGGAGTTAGGGTTTCCTTATAAGATCCATATAGTGAAAGATCATGATATGAGAGAGAGATTATGTCTTGAGATTGAGAGGCTTGGTCTTAGTGCTGTGATTATGGGAAGTAGAGGTTTTGGTgctgagaaaaaaagaggaagtGATGGCAAGCTTGGCTCTGTTAGTGATTACTGTGTTCATCACTGTGTTTGTCCTGTTGTTGTGGTTAGATATCCTGATGATCGTGATGGACCTGTGCCTATTGTTACTGTCAAGTCtggtggagatgatgatggagatgttgttgctgcttctgcttctgctcATCATGAACACATCAAAG ATGAGTGA
- the PHOS32 gene encoding Adenine nucleotide alpha hydrolases-like superfamily protein encodes MNPADSDHPQLPNIKIHHPPSPRHSHHHHSSSTPSSAATPTPTAGARRKIGVAVDLSEESSFAVRWAVDHYIRPGDAVVLLHVSPTSVLFGADWGPLPLKTQIEDPNAQPQPSQEDFDAFTSTKVADLAKPLKELGFPYKIHIVKDHDMRERLCLEIERLGLSAVIMGSRGFGAEKKRGSDGKLGSVSDYCVHHCVCPVVVVRYPDDRDGPVPIVTVKSGGDDDGDVVAASASAHHEHIKVTGVSSGAFGIRYKIGAT; translated from the exons atgaatccAGCAGATTCCGATCATCCACAGCTTCCAAACATCAAGATCCATCACCCTCCATCTCCACGTCACTCTCACCATCACCACTCCTCATCTACTCCCTCCTCCGCCGCAACTCCAACACCAACCGCCGGAGCTCGTCGTAAAATCGGAGTCGCAGTTGATCTCTCCGAAGAAAGCTCTTTCGCCGTTCGTTGGGCTGTAGATCACTACATCCGTCCCGGAGACGCCGTTGTTCTTCTCCACGTTTCTCCAACCTCCGTCCTCTTCGGTGCCGATTGGGGACCTCTCCCTCTGAAAACTCAAATTGAAGATCCAAACGCTCAACCTCAACCTAGTCAAGAGGATTTTGATGCTTTTACTTCAACAAAAGTTGCGGATCTAGCTAAACCGTTGAAGGAGTTAGGGTTTCCTTATAAGATCCATATAGTGAAAGATCATGATATGAGAGAGAGATTATGTCTTGAGATTGAGAGGCTTGGTCTTAGTGCTGTGATTATGGGAAGTAGAGGTTTTGGTgctgagaaaaaaagaggaagtGATGGCAAGCTTGGCTCTGTTAGTGATTACTGTGTTCATCACTGTGTTTGTCCTGTTGTTGTGGTTAGATATCCTGATGATCGTGATGGACCTGTGCCTATTGTTACTGTCAAGTCtggtggagatgatgatggagatgttgttgctgcttctgcttctgctcATCATGAACACATCAAAG TCACTGGTGTTAGTTCTGGAGCATTTGGTATACGTTACAAGATCGGAGCTACCTAG
- the PHOS32 gene encoding Adenine nucleotide alpha hydrolases-like superfamily protein — translation MNPADSDHPQLPNIKIHHPPSPRHSHHHHSSSTPSSAATPTPTAGARRKIGVAVDLSEESSFAVRWAVDHYIRPGDAVVLLHVSPTSVLFGADWGPLPLKTQIEDPNAQPQPSQEDFDAFTSTKVADLAKPLKELGFPYKIHIVKDHDMRERLCLEIERLGLSAVIMGSRGFGAEKKRGSDGKLGSVSDYCVHHCVCPVVVVRYPDDRDGPVPIVTVKSGGDDDGDVVAASASAHHEHIKGQGSIISISM, via the coding sequence atgaatccAGCAGATTCCGATCATCCACAGCTTCCAAACATCAAGATCCATCACCCTCCATCTCCACGTCACTCTCACCATCACCACTCCTCATCTACTCCCTCCTCCGCCGCAACTCCAACACCAACCGCCGGAGCTCGTCGTAAAATCGGAGTCGCAGTTGATCTCTCCGAAGAAAGCTCTTTCGCCGTTCGTTGGGCTGTAGATCACTACATCCGTCCCGGAGACGCCGTTGTTCTTCTCCACGTTTCTCCAACCTCCGTCCTCTTCGGTGCCGATTGGGGACCTCTCCCTCTGAAAACTCAAATTGAAGATCCAAACGCTCAACCTCAACCTAGTCAAGAGGATTTTGATGCTTTTACTTCAACAAAAGTTGCGGATCTAGCTAAACCGTTGAAGGAGTTAGGGTTTCCTTATAAGATCCATATAGTGAAAGATCATGATATGAGAGAGAGATTATGTCTTGAGATTGAGAGGCTTGGTCTTAGTGCTGTGATTATGGGAAGTAGAGGTTTTGGTgctgagaaaaaaagaggaagtGATGGCAAGCTTGGCTCTGTTAGTGATTACTGTGTTCATCACTGTGTTTGTCCTGTTGTTGTGGTTAGATATCCTGATGATCGTGATGGACCTGTGCCTATTGTTACTGTCAAGTCtggtggagatgatgatggagatgttgttgctgcttctgcttctgctcATCATGAACACATCAAAGGTCAGGGATCAATTATCTCTATCTCTATGTGA